A single Immundisolibacter sp. DNA region contains:
- a CDS encoding cytochrome c1 — protein sequence MRKLIQACLLAALPAMGWASGGAELPSFKADLSNRAALQRGARTFVNYCVSCHSAEFMLYTRMAQDLGLTPEQVLANMVFNGGDINQTMRVAMAKEDGAAWFGKAPPDLSLAARSRSPEWLYGYLRSFYLDPARPFGVNNTVFPDVAMPHVLVDLQGTQTLHEGHLKAGSPGSLTPGEYDAMIRDLVNFMVYLGEPAKLVRYGLGVKVMLFLLVFAGLAYMVKREYWRDVH from the coding sequence ATGAGAAAGCTAATCCAGGCTTGCTTGCTGGCAGCCCTGCCAGCGATGGGTTGGGCGTCTGGTGGCGCCGAGTTGCCGTCATTCAAGGCGGACCTTTCCAACCGGGCGGCCCTGCAACGTGGGGCGCGGACCTTCGTCAACTACTGCGTGAGCTGCCACAGCGCGGAGTTCATGCTGTACACCCGCATGGCACAGGATCTTGGGCTGACCCCGGAGCAGGTGCTGGCCAATATGGTGTTCAACGGCGGGGACATCAACCAGACCATGCGTGTGGCGATGGCCAAGGAGGACGGTGCCGCATGGTTTGGCAAGGCGCCGCCGGACCTCAGTCTGGCCGCTCGTTCACGTAGTCCGGAGTGGCTGTACGGCTACCTGCGCAGTTTTTATCTGGACCCGGCGCGGCCGTTTGGCGTCAACAATACGGTGTTTCCGGACGTCGCCATGCCGCATGTTCTGGTGGACTTGCAGGGTACGCAGACCCTGCATGAGGGGCACCTGAAGGCGGGCTCCCCTGGCAGCCTGACACCAGGCGAGTACGATGCAATGATCCGTGACCTGGTTAACTTCATGGTCTACCTGGGCGAGCCGGCCAAGCTGGTGCGCTACGGTCTTGGAGTCAAGGTCATGCTTTTCCTGTTGGTGTTTGCCGGCTTGGCCTATATGGTCAAACGCGAATACTGGCGTGATGTTCACTGA